The genomic region ATTTATGACCAACCATATCTTCAGTTATATAAACTGGTACATGTTTTCTTCCATCATGAACAGCAATTGTATGGCCTATCATTTCTGGAAATATTGTAGAACTTCTGGACCATGTTTTTATCACTTTTTTTTCACTGTTCTTATTCATCATGACAATTCTATCTAAAAGAATCTTTTGAACAAAA from Candidatus Arthromitus sp. SFB-mouse-Japan harbors:
- the rpsS gene encoding 30S ribosomal protein S19, with the translated sequence MGRSAKKGPFVQKILLDRIVMMNKNSEKKVIKTWSRSSTIFPEMIGHTIAVHDGRKHVPVYITEDMVGHKLGEFALTRTYKGHVDQKTSRVR